In the Podospora bellae-mahoneyi strain CBS 112042 chromosome 4, whole genome shotgun sequence genome, one interval contains:
- a CDS encoding hypothetical protein (COG:I; EggNog:ENOG503NTXK), translated as MASFFQLPTSGDPVVKECNPDGNLTDQRQVYCNKVIPSEDRLKTPLQVFTLVYGAVCLGLPVLYFVIKQLVVLGRSWSRRRSGTERSIPPSIPGSKTKNKSRSLTSLPSTSTTEAKLLSSVQHLHFLGEGEGEDTAAILADGGGGLGSENEHPSHHAYIVPLRSLGSTSSPIRTNPPRNGPGNPQDKPVILGSVALQHITRATLPNWVRYLTKLIKDDLSASGVVISLSSPSTTTSDNNQDVVILHDLLTRLQEIDIPTLITLPHDSADSQPFSHVDLSLVAGLIIQNACILPDGTRRDFFRSYPLRSLMSRVLGERSDRPWFFVGFWDRWDVRPSPAVVVRGEKLARHFEGVLAHGPNGGEMGRSVSGFEVLRKPETTDLQKVWMGQGKGVYFGEGAEEVAGLDLEEMKDFLPEIEVLLEGVEVAEGDDDKVGEVDRHRLSLLSSTAGRGGAGREYEMPGSLVGFWDGTGTGEEVSCLGCVPLHVDATAEHYEAVLATQEHLRELEMLEVVDEVVINKIVEQLRAFQESSAEPYLVNALYEGLKQQKVVVYKGLATGFSIPDNAAEFWGVSSEFLVEGEEKVGVRLYISRRCPWDVSTILHTWFAHHGLTRIERFEEELRLEKALDPTSTAEAPLSIRTAIQGSTPAEALSLLQRLQTSKVEHAFKRPIQDDCRVLLLDETSVASWNDAHSRKYQEGTITMEQLLRNRLSHFARLGAKRLPSLGNLLKLHELMENLVDHCLFVGDIEPLNTINSALTLAYDPLDCLHDSKHVDPNAEFVILLFLCALRKSALEDVYIEATDHCPVFSQPDQAAVFSELWVLGSQCELYFGMPPRALGRIIYARHREFLAADPPPPLTKEQKGLMTVYAKPEPSTGIRKIDPEGPARQGFSVFKAVQGMRRATSEFGALSIFCLPAMLDIVLLTFLGRGLFMTAYMGEKYLSAACYALLISLLLSAGVTGWVGSVGNYYLYNYAYNNMVFFHVQRLAGGFALTLLVGVVGTVIHIVKVGVAPAFTYFAYLVLISTYLNVLGIMATMHQHGTPLTSGRTVLWRTLPLLFISPIVSTYLNGHDLEIYLSVGFGFLILLLIQYRSLCHEWINWLDNVPKFTEKDILTWYTTRLEKQQSSGNQSSSSTSSVSDSLSENPDDFKKLALQAFRETITQGSTNFGHLKNTVITPDPLIRRVVKGLPYILWLMKKDATEDNQPAEMFSVAWFSQLSQALKRQQQMAQGLKEHSIFMLFRYGKLDIGQNVGLFLICLMDRWVSIAMAANSAPIDYFTTFTSRYAICFAILYFCASVMMLDSMLREYWKAKYDLSDERLGSLGEAERVSGEWERKRRGLYFSALFRLVRRLMLIMGTGTMLVWTLVDDAQMLELYYIYLLGYSGVILFQFNRCFTTDPSSHLAAILVSAIFGFITGCMLHAVFHGNGLFFTDAIALNVASLTAAATTTIWAVYDFGRPKFKDGEGRVDEADTLVQPRLGAPPATSEKTHWRDLPGTPIFTQATAGLPERVFAFLRSSLDRPSANFDKAPWARQLLETTVQLWQDKQIQVNMCSRSAFIEGGFEDAVSISKQVGEIHYIDVAGLGEIDLGNEAWELLAAQIIAEATLHHIARASLGLTADQAIQAEHILFGTESLSKRIELQLAGDDYTGLLIVKETTQRMLMKHLCFGVDIDSEWELLPPAVRASMFQRMMGAELSPSNGLLEWLNERGLDISSVNFQVELCNLILSKTEEVLGTRTPPNYGNDILAGPGSGKTRQPTPFFARIINLPVTLAKWVGIISGGGSHLERELWYNLRHYPWMRTPLMYLITLIWRGCRWVKNAITSLLLIYRHAALVNISRLAKKGVSRTLVKDRITAELRRKVVTGFASRPGENSMTLEVFEGALKTKPGEEHKPLATAIYDSASRLITRRDISKSGDTVTTYTYGESTKSRYPSCKVVSDQKYTKQCFYDKKGRVTHGTMAYDGIEYSFQYFYKSSPKGNHEILKAEFKPATANHHHHHHHHNNNNNNNSSSDSMAVFWGTPLREDLSSEKLNWVPSDRVCRVVRTIAGKKYVTTSDYQHRRDPVMMTVLLSEQGDNTKAAAAAAAAAVAKPPVVFQHEELFLQRPNDHYFENDDLLIHHRVDHVRRMARFCGHSMSWISVLNPAAWLYRRQKTIYRPVPTWWLRTELWDHWRKGGGVLDAIAACWMDELILREEPLLKKYWSARNAGQLDKAKAALDGAIEQIVSAIEIEKDVSEVCLLPIKYSDLYAMGLGRDANQLTMRPGDCFRDTHERISVIFNDIGCWPDSPGGVSNCRRDLVNGHSTIRNHVLAESANEYGIPRFQVEKSVQSLKMLPLWGLDGRTPNHGVIDNLLESEVDAKIAVTDTYRDIAGTFVPLIKLFVKGARSRHIPKQDMIHYSNAMLGIFEFFEHKDYNKAWKSREVASAWVEAWLTEYDDDNIVDPSSYFEVEKPSMTDFRATLEIFCSYFFIFSVQTPEDCPKVFQSTHHGISSLFGMLLKYKRGATFGIWDHAILWRECCLNISPAQSTLPLPVQSMLLSGIGLAMKLAYFHADVVLPCTPVFNPIWEQDLGTDGNRLSHKKTFARKIDPIVNGVSNMDAFKPVEQVGTDTPTVVMLSNVQFIKDIKTAILAADVIVNKYGFAEYKLLVYGARDREPGYDIDMCRLIESCGLTNHVTLKGFGKPDQALKDAWLFMNSSLSEGLPLAIAEAALAGVPIVATAVGATALVLTNPDDPSVRYGEVVPPNDPTALARAQIAMLAMSGPWAKFAGDVDKRGSVPPHLLMPDNLTTTDVKWLTKRMYDKAEDRRKLGLLGRQMVLRGFHGKRYLREHEQMYWIQWHLAGMRKDKALFDARRVGWKGELWLKKGEKKDSLKANNQGALQRKKSARWQEFTSGRTPYKGKRLSKAPSKQREEKVVVTRVQEVV; from the exons atggcctcATTCTTTCAATTACCGACGTCAGGTGACCCGGTGGTCAAGGAATGCAACCCGGACGGGAACCTCACCGACCAACGCCAGGTCTATTGCAACAAGGTGATACCGTCCGAGGACCGGCTTAAGACGCCGCTGCAGGTGTTCACGCTGGTGTATGGGGCCGTGTGCCTGGGGCTGCCGGTGCTGTATTTTGTGATCAAGCAGTTGGTGGTGTtagggaggagttggagtcGTCGACGGAGCGGGACAGAGAG GAGCATACCCCCATCAATACCAGGAAGTAAAACCAAGAACAAGTCGAGGTCGTTGACGTCCCTCCCGTCGACGAGCACCACGGAAGCGAAGCTGCTGTCGTCGGTTCAGCATCTTCACTTTCTcggtgagggcgagggcgaagaTACTGCTGCCATCTtggcggatggtggtggtggtttggggagTGAGAATGAGCACCCCTCTCATCACGCTTACATTGTCCCCCTGAGATCACTGGGTTCGACATCCTCTCCCATCAGGACAAACCCCCCCAGGAATGGACCTGGCAATCCGCAGGATAAACCTGTGATTCTCGGCTCTGTCGCCCTGCAGCACATCACAAGAGCTACCCTCCCCAACTGGGTCCGGTACCTGACCAAGCTGATCAAAGATGACTTATCCGCCTCCGGGGTcgtcatctccctctcctccccttccacgaCCACCTCCGACAACAACCAAGACGTAGTCATCCTCCACGACCTCCTGACCCGCCTCCAAGAAATCGACatccccaccctcatcaccctcccccacgACTCGGCAGACTCCCAACCCTTCTCCCACGTCGACCTGTCCCTCGTGGCCGGTCTGATCATCCAAAACGCGTGTATCCTTCCCGACGGAACAAGACGTGACTTCTTCCGGAGCTACCCCCTCCGCAGCCTCATGTCCCGCGTTCTTGGGGAGAGATCCGACCGGCCCTGGTTTTTCGTCGGGTTTTGGGATCGTTGGGATGTCAGGCCCAgcccggcggtggtggtgaggggggagaagctgGCCCGGCATTttgagggggtgttggccCATGGCCCCAACGGGGGAGAAATGGGGAGGAGTGTGAGCGGGTTTGAGGTTTTGAGGAAGCCGGAGACGACGGACTTGCAAAAGGTGTGGATGGGgcaggggaagggggtttaTTTTGGAGAAGGGGCAGAAgaggtggcggggttggatttggaggagatgaaaGATTTTTTGCCGGAGATagaggtgttgttggagggggtggaggttgcgGAGGGGGATGACGACAAGGTGGGGGAAGTGGACAGGCATCGGTTGTCGCTGCTTTCCTCTACggctgggaggggtggtgctgggcgCGAATATGAGATGCCGGGTTCGTTGGTGGGGTTTTGGGAcgggacggggacgggggaggaggtatcGTGTTTGGGGTGTGTGCCGCTTCATGTTGATGCTACTGCTGAGCATTACGAGGCGGTGCTGGCTACGCAAGAGCACctgagggagttggagatgttggaggtggtggatgaggtggttaTCAACAAGATTGTTGAGCAGCTCAGGGCTTTTCAGGAGAGTTCTGCCGAGCCGTACTTGGTCAATGCGCTTTATGAGGGGTTGAAGCAGCAAAAGGTAGTTGTTTACAAGGGGCTCGCGACGGGGTTTAGTATCCCGGACAATGCGGCCGAGTTTTGGGGGGTGAGCAGCGAGTTTTtggtcgagggggaggagaaggtgggggtgaggttgtaCATCTCGCGGAGGTGTCCCTGGGATGTCAGCACCATCCTTCACACCTGGTTTGCCCACCACGGGTTGACCCGCATCGAGCGGTTCGAAGAGGAGCtgaggttggagaaggcgttGGATCCCACCTCGACGGCAGAGGCACCCCTGAGCATCAGGACAGCCATCCAGGGCTCGACCCCGGCCGAAGCCCTCAGCCTGCTGCAGCGACTCCAAACCAGCAAAGTCGAGCACGCCTTCAAGCGGCCCATCCAGGACGACTGCCGggttctcctcctcgacgaGACCTCCGTCGCCTCGTGGAACGACGCCCACTCCCGCAAGTATCAAGAGGGGACCATCACCATGGAGCAGCTCCTGCGAAACCGCCTCTCCCACTTTGCCCGCTTGGGCGCGAAAAGACTTCCCTCCCTtggcaacctcctcaaatTGCACGAGCTGATGGAGAACTTGGTCGACCACTGCCTCTTCGTCGGCGACATTGAACCCCTCAACACGATCAACTcggccctcaccctcgcctaCGACCCCCTGGACTGCCTCCACGACAGCAAGCACGTCGACCCCAACGCTGAGTTTGTCATCCTGCTCTTTCTCTGCGCGCTGCGAAAGTCGGCGCTGGAAGACGTCTACATTGAAGCGACGGACCACTGCCCCGTCTTTTCTCAGCCCGACCAGGCCGCCGTCTTCTCCGAGCTCTGGGTCCTCGGGTCGCAGTGTGAGCTCTACTTTGGCATGCCGCCGCGTGCTTTGGGTCGGATCATCTACGCCCGTCACCGGGAGTTCCTCGCGGCTgacccgccgccgccgttgaccAAGGAGCAGAAGGGGCTGATGACGGTGTATGCCAAGCCGGAGCCGTCCACCGGGATCAGGAAGATTGACCCTGAGGGGCCGGCGAGGCAGGGGTTTAGTGTGTTCAAGGCCGTGcaggggatgaggagggcgacgTCCGAGTTTGGGGCCTTGTCGATTTTTTGCCTGCCGGCCATGTTGGACATTGTGCTGCTGacgtttttggggagggggttgttcaTGACGGCGTACATGGGGGAGAAGTATTTGTCGGCGGCGTGTTATGCCTTGTTGATCAGCTTGTTGCTTTCGGCAGGGGTGAcggggtgggtggggagtGTGGGAAATTACTACCTTTACAat TATGCCTACAACAACATGGTCTTCTTCCACGTTCAGCGTCTTGCTGGCGGGTTTGCGTTGACCTTGCTGGTGGGTGTTGTCGGGACGGTGATTCACATCGTCAAGGTCGGGGTCGCGCCGGCGTTTACGTATTTTGCGTACCTTGTGCTGATCTCGACGTATCTGAACGTGCTGGGAATCATGGCCACCATGCACCAGCACGGCACCCCCCTCACGTCCGGCCGCACCGTCCTCTGGCGcacactccccctcctcttcatctcccccatcgtGTCGACCTACCTCAACGGCCACGACCTCGAAATCTACCTCTCggtcggcttcggcttcttgatcctcctcctgatCCAATACCGCAGCCTCTGCCACGAGTGGATCAACTGGCTTGACAACGTGCCCAAGTTTACCGAGAAGGACATTCTGACTTGGTACACGACCCGGCTGGAGAAGCAACAATCATCCGGCAaccagagcagcagcagcacctcgTCGGTGTCTGACTCCCTCTCGGAAAACCCAGACGACTTCAAGAAGCTCGCCCTGCAGGCCTTTCGCGAGACAATCACCCAAGGCAGCACCAACTTTGGCCACCTCAAGAACACGGTTATCACTCCTGACCCTCTGATCAGAAGGGTAGTCAAAGGCCTGCCCTACATCCTCTGGCTCATGAAGAAGGACGCCACCGAAGACAACCAACCGGCCGAGATGTTTTCTGTCGCCTGGTTCTCGCAGCTTTCCCAGGCTCTGAAGCGCCAGCAGCAGATGGCgcaggggttgaaggagcaCAGCATCTTCATGCTGTTTCGGTACGGCAAGCTGGATATCGGGCAGAATGTGGGCTTGTTTCTGATTTGTCTGATGGATCGGTGGGTGAGCATCGCGATGGCGGCCAACTCGGCGCCGATTGACTACTTTACCACGTTTACGTCGAGGTACGCGATTTGCTTCGCGATCCTGTATTTTTGCGCGAGCGTGATGATGCTGGATAGCATGTTGAGGGAGTACTGGAAGGCAAAGTATGATTTGAGCGACGAGAGGCTGGGCAGcttgggggaggcggagcgCGTGAgtggggagtgggagag AAAGCGGAGAGGGCTTTATTTCTCCGCGCTGTTTCGGCTGGTGCGGAGACTGATGCTCATCATGGGTACCGGGACAATGCTTGTTTGGACCCTCGTCGACGATGCGCAGATGCTCGAACTGTACTACATTTACCTGTTGGGCTATTCAGGCGTGATTCTGTTTCAG TTCAACCGCTGCTTCACCACGGATCCCTCGTCTCACCTGGCGGCTATTCTCGTCTCTGCCATCTTTGGCTTCATCACCGGCTGCATGCTCCACGCTGTCTTTCATGGCAACGGCTTGTTCTTCACCGACGCCATCGCGCTCAACGTTGCCTCGCTTACGGCGGCAGCGACGACGACCATTTGGGCCGTGTATGACTTTGGCAGACCCAAGTtcaaggatggcgagggtcGAGTTGACGAGGCTGACACGTTGGTTCAGCCTCGCCTGGGCGCACCCCCCGCCACGTCGGAGAAGACCCACTGGAGGGACCTGCCTGGTACTCCCATCTTCACGCAAGCTACCGCTGGGTTGCCAGAGAGAGTCTTTGCCTTCTTGCGGTCGAGTCTTGACCGGCCCTCGGCGAACTTTGACAAGGCTCCTTGGGCTAGGCAGCTGCTTGAGACGACGGTGCAGCTGTGGCAAGACAAGCAGATCCAGGTCAACATGTGCTCCCGCTCGGCGTTTATTGAGGGCGGGTTCGAAGATGCTGTGTCCATCAGCAAGCAGGTTGGTGAGATCCACTACATCGATGTCGCTGGCCTTGGGGAGATAGACTTGGGCAATGAGGCATGGGAGTTGTTGGCTGCTCAAATCATCGCCGAGGCTACCCTGCATCACATTGCTCGCGCCTCCCTTGGCTTGACTGCCGACCAGGCCATCCAGGCTGAGCATATCCTGTTTGGCACCGAGTCCTTGTCCAAGCGAATCGAGCTTCAGCTTGCTGGCGATGATTACACTGGTCTCCTCATTGTCAAGGAGACGACCCAGCGCATGCTGATGAAGCACCTCTGCTTTGGCGTCGACATCGACTCTGAGTGGGAGCTCCTGCCACCTGCTGTTCGTGCTTCCATGTTCCAGCGCATGATGGGCGCAGAGCTCTCACCTTCCAACGGTCTTTTGGAGTGGCTCAATGAGAGGGGTCTCGACATCTCCTCCGTCAACTTCCAAGTCGAGCTCTGCAACCTCATCTTGAGCAAGACTGAAGAGGTCTTGGGTACTCGCACTCCGCCCAACTATGGCAATGACATCCTCGCCGGCCCTGGCTCAGGCAAGACCAGACAGCCCACTCCCTTCTTTGCCCGCATCATCAATCTCCCCGTCACGCTGGCAAAATGGGTTGGTATCATCTCCGGAGGCGGTTCTCACCTTGAGCGAGAACTCTGGTACAACCTGCGGCACTACCCCTGGATGCGCACACCTCTGATGTACCTTATCACGCTCATCTGGAGAGGATGCCGCTGGGTCAAGAACGCCATCACATCTCTGCTGCTCATCTACCGCCATGCCGCCCTGGTCAACATCTCCCGCCTCGCCAAGAAGGGTGTCTCCAGAACCCTGGTCAAGGACCGCATCACCGCCGAGCTTCGCCGCAAGGTCGTGACTGGTTTTGCGTCCCGACCCGGTGAGAACTCGATGACGTTGGAGGTGTTTGAAGGCGCGCTCAAGACCAAGCCGGGAGAGGAGCACAAGCCGCTTGCCACTGCCATCTACGACAGCGCCTCTCGTCTCATCACCCGGCGCGATATCTCCAAGAGTGGTGACACTGTCACCACCTACACGTATGGCGAGAGCACCAAGTCGCGGTACCCCAGCTGCAAGGTCGTTTCCGACCAGAAGTACACCAAGCAGTGCTTCTACGACAAGAAGGGACGCGTCACCCACGGTACCATGGCCTACGACGGGATCGAGTACTCGTTCCAGTACTTTTACAAGTCCAGTCCCAAAGGCAACCACGAAATCCTCAAAGCCGAGTTCAAGCCggccaccgccaaccaccaccaccaccaccaccaccacaacaacaacaacaacaacaactcgtCCTCCGACAGCATGGCCGTCTTTTGGGGCACGCCCCTCCGCGAAGACCTCTCCTCGGAGAAGCTGAACTGGGTCCCTTCGGACCGCGTCTGCCGCGTCGTCAGGACCATCGCCGGGAAGAAGTACGTCACCACAAGCGACTACCAACACCGTCGCGACCCTGTCATGATGACGGTGCTGCTCTCGGAACAAGGGGACAACaccaaagcagcagcagcagcagcagccgcagccgtcGCCAAGCCCCCCGTCGTCTTCCAGCACGAGgagctcttcctccaacGACCCAACGACCACTACTTTGAGAACGACGACCTGTTGATCCACCACCGGGTCGACCACGTCCGGCGGATGGCGCGCTTCTGCGGGCACAGCATGTCGTGGATCTCGGTCCTGAACCCGGCCGCGTGGCTGTACAGACGGCAAAAGACCATCTATCGGCCCGTGCCGACGTGGTGGTTGAGAACCGAGCTCTGGGACCACTGGCGCAAGGGCGGCGGGGTTCTGGACGCGATCGCGGCCTGCTGGATGGACGAGCTCATCCTCCGGGAGGAGCCCCTGCTCAAGAAGTACTGGAGCGCGAGAAACGCTGGTCAGCTCGACAAGGCAAAGGCTGCGCTGGACGGGGCGATTGAGCAGATTGTCAGCGCGAtcgagattgagaaggacGTCTCGGAGGTTTGTCTGCTGCCGATCAAATACTCGGATTTGTATGctatggggttggggagggatgcGAACCAGCTTACGATGAGGCCGGGCGATTGCTTTAGGGATACGCACGAGAGGATATCGGTTATTTTTAATGACATTGGGTGCTGGCCAGATTCCCCCGGGGGGGTGAGCAATTGCAGGAGGGATTTGGTGAATGGGCACAGCACAATCCGGAATCATGTGTTGGCCGAGTCGGCGAATGAGTATGGAATCCCGAGGTTTCAGGTGGAGAAGAGCGTGCAGAGCTTGAAGATGTTGCCGCTGTGGGGGCTGGACGGGAGGACGCCGAATCACGGGGTTATTGATAATCTGCTTGAGTCGGAGGTGGACGCCAAGATTGCTGTGACGGATACCTATCGGGACATTGCCGGCACGTTTGTCCCTTTGATCAAACTTTTTGTCAAGGGGGCGAGGTCAAGGCATATTCCCAAGCAGGATATGATCCACTACAGCAACGCCATGCTGGGCATCTTTGAGTTCTTTGAGCACAAGGACTACAACAAGGCGTGGAAGTCAAGGGAGGTGGCGTCTGCGTGGGTGGAGGCTTGGTTGACAGagtacgacgacgacaacattGTTGATCCGAGCTCCTACTTTGAAGTTGAGAAGCCGTCCATGACCGACTTTCGCGCGACGCTCGAGATCTTCTGCTCGTACTTTTTCATCTTTTCGGTCCAGACCCCCGAGGACTGCCCCAAGGTCTTCCAGTCGACACATCACGGCATCAGCAGCCTGTTCGGCATGCTGCTCAAGTACAAGCGGGGGGCCACCTTTGGCATCTGGGACCACGCCATCCTCTGGAGAGAGTGCTgcctcaacatctcccccgCCCAGTCCACCCTCCCGCTTCCCGTCCAGTCCATGCTCCTGTCCGGCATCGGCCTCGCCATGAAGCTGGCCTACTTCCACGCCGACGTCGTCCTGCCGTGCACGCCCGTCTTCAACCCCATCTGGGAGCAAGACCTCGGCACCGACGGCAACCGGCTCTCGCACAAAAAGACGTTTGCCCGCAAGATCGATCCCATCGTCAACGGCGTCAGCAACATGGACGCCTTCAAGCCGGTCGAGCAGGTCGGCACCGACACCCCCACCGTGGTGATGCTGTCAAATGTCCAGTTCATCAAGGACATCAAGACGGCCATCCTGGCCGCCGACGTCATCGTCAACAAGTACGGGTTTGCCGAGTACAAGCTTTTGGTCTACGGGGCGAGAGACAGGGAGCCGGGGTACGACATTGACATGTGCCGGCTGATCGAGTCGTGCGGCCTGACGAACCACGTCACCCTCAAGGGGTTCGGCAAGCCGGACCAGGCGCTGAAGGACGCGTGGCTGTTTATGAACTCGTCGCTTTCGGAGGGGCTGCCGCTTGCCATCGCCGAGGCTGCCCTGGCGGGTGTCCCCATTGTGGCGACGGCTGTCGGCGCGACTGCTTTGGTGCTCACCAACCCGGATGACCCGTCCGTGAGGTACGGCGAGGTTGTCCCGCCTAATGATCCGACTGCTTTGGCCAGGGCGCAGATTGCCATGTTGGCCATGTCTGGTCCCTGGGCCAAGTTCGCGGGTGATGTTGACAAGCGGGGCTCGGTGCCGCCTCATTTGCTCATGCCGGATAACTTGACGACTACGGATGTCAAGTGGCTTACCAAGCGGATGTatgacaaggctgaggaCCGGAGGAAGCTGGGGTTGCTCGGGAGGCAGATGGTGCTTAGAGGGTTTCATGGGAAGAGGTACCTTAGGGAGCATGAGCAGATGTATTGGATTCAGTGGCATTTGGCCGGGATGAGGAAGGACAAGGCTCTGTTTGACGCCaggagggttgggtggaagggggagttgtggttgaagaagggggagaagaaggatagCCTGAAAGCGAATAACCAGGGGGCGttgcagaggaagaagagtgCGAGGTGGCAGGAGTTTACTAGTGGGAGGACGCCGTATAAGGGGAAGAGACTGAGCAAGGCTCCCAGTAAGCAGCGGGAGGAAAAGGTAGTGGTAACTAGGGTGCAGGAAGTGGTGTAA
- a CDS encoding hypothetical protein (COG:M; EggNog:ENOG503NXTR), whose translation MWPGDSTDNLPVQPPSGLDDMDNDHYADSVSSSSPSDSPAASSPLTSPDLSEDGFDIDRSPSPLGGREQEAGSPKFTLVIGGLGYIGSHTVLELLREGHNVIIVDNLSNSYQTILDSIKTLTAKHCKANGRRMPLIHFHRLDYRSRSMRFLIESYTDLVMSIDGSGRQRMTYQSRIEGVIHFAAYKSVEESIRRPLQYYQNNVCGLVSLLQQLDKYNIHNFIFSSSATVYGSKANTGEPLRESDLIHHAEERVDESTGERIVTQPSAVGLSCPYARTKYFSEAILADVAAANPAWRIVALRYFNPVGCDPSGLLGENPRGEATNLYPVLTQVLTGQREKLNVFGTDWATRDGTAVRDYIHVLDVARGHISALGWNGDRGGTGFRAFNLGSGTGTTVLEAVRSLEAASKRTVSLDWAGRRPGDVGVCVASTERASKELGWSPRESVAQCASDLWNFVERTLGLQQQQQQQQQSVKV comes from the exons ATGTGGCCCGGGGATTCCACCGACAACCTACCTGTTCAACCTCCTAGCGGACTTGACGACATGGACAACGACCACTACGCAGACTCGGTgagctcttcctcgccgtcgGACTCACCCGCCGCGAGCTCGCCGCTCACTAGTCCCGACTTGTCTGAGGATGGCTTCGACATTGATCgttccccatcaccacttgGTGGTCGTGAACAAGAAGCTGGCAGCCCCAAGTTCACCCTCGTCATCGGGGGTCTTGGGTATATCGGATCACACACCGTGTTGGAGCTCCTAAGAGAGGGACACAATG TCATCATTGTCGAcaacctcagcaacagctACCAGACCATCCTGGACAGCATCAAGACCTTGACGGCCAAGCACTGCAAGGCCAATGGCAGGAGGATGCCCTTGATCCACTTCCACCGTCTCGACTATCGCAGCCGATCGATGCGGTTCCTCATCGAGAGCTACACGGACCTTGTCATGTCGATcgacggcagcggcaggCAGCGCATGACGTACCAGTCCCGCATCGAGGGGGTGATCCACTTTGCGGCTTACAAGTCGGTCGAGGAGTCGATACGGCGGCCATTGCAGTACTACCAGAACAACGTCTGCGGGCTCGTATCGCTGCTCCAGCAGCTCGACAAGTACAACATCCACAACTTTATCTTTAGCAGCTCGGCGACCGTGTACGGGTCCAAGGCCAACACGGGCGAGCCGCTGCGGGAGTCGGACCTGATCCACCACGCCGAGGAGCGGGTCGACGAGTCGACGGGCGAGCGCATCGTGACGCAGCCGTCGGCGGTGGGCCTGTCGTGCCCCTACGCGCGGACAAAGTACTTCAGCGAAGCTATTCTTGCAGATGTGGCGGCCGCGAACCCGGCCTGGCGCATCGTGGCACTGCGCTACTTCAACCCCGTTGGCTGCGACCCGTCGGGACTGCTGGGGGAGAACCCGCGGGGGGAGGCGACCAACCTGTACCCCGTGCTGACACAGGTGCTGACGGGGCAGAGGGAAAAGCTAAACGTATTCGGCACAGACTGGGCGACGCGGGATGGCACGGCGGTTCGAGACTACATTCACGTCCTGGACGTGGCGCGGGGCCACATCTCGGCGCTCGGGTGGAACGGTGATCGCGGGGGGACAGGGTTCCGCGCCTTCAATCTCGGGAGCGGCACGGGCACCACTGTGCTCGAAGCAGTCCGGAGCCTCGAGGCCGCATCGAAAAGGACTGTCTCACTGGACTGGGCCGGACGAAGACCAGGAGACGTTGGCGTCTGCGTGGCGTCTACCGAGCGAGCCAGCAAGGAGCTGGGGTGGTCACCGCGGGAGAGCGTCGCCCAGTGCGCATCAGATCTGTGGAACTTTGTCGAGAGGACCTTGGggctgcagcagcagcagcagcagcagcagcagtcagtcaaggtgtga